A single Crateriforma conspicua DNA region contains:
- a CDS encoding serine/threonine-protein kinase, with product MSDIDQHDDRLDEAFAAYLRSCDSGEIGSREEFLNQFPDIADELRELMDVADSFGRFGGQTSQPKVVNPIAETVNLSVADQNDSIADPAATLPMANRGHGDPGPTLPFDLGDYLLKKVIGRGGMGVVYLAQQKDLQRDVAVKMIRSGILADESEVRRFYTEAQAAARLRHPGIVAVYQFGRRAGHHFFSMEFIEGTNLQSQVAKGPMDFQLAARYVRDVARAIAHAHDNGVLHRDLKPANVLIDPDDRVHVTDFGLAKTADADGGMTGSGTAVGTPHYMAPEQAGGHSDRANPQSDVYSLGAILFACITGRPPIVGDTVMQTLIRVVHDPAPALRSIRGDAPADLETIVAKCLEKQPGKRYSGAQALASDLQAYLDGQPIAARPRWLLTKAWHWIEGVPVVAAIMGRRRFHTTDQHRRLQTAMLTLMMFMPVFVVGLAWWRHHLRHSMPDQVVLAGGMTDGVYTDVSNRIARRLASSVGIQTQVVPTGGSLENQQRLVRGEVSMAPLQASAVSGDPLCVIAPLFYEVVHVMVRRDSGIQTLDDFAGHRVAVGPKASGSRVAAEMVFDSLGYGLDDPQRDFTPWYELRTDLNVDIAVVCMGRGNRVVRRWLQSGQWRLMEVPRADDISLEHPTLRPMRITAADYQGCDLPDSGVRTVGTMAFLATQIDAPDPLILQTLEVLYEPPLLVPGMIHLSQTTEWQGLSFHPAARRFFESKAVAAD from the coding sequence TTGTCTGACATCGACCAGCACGATGATCGTTTGGACGAAGCCTTTGCGGCGTACCTGCGCAGTTGCGATTCGGGTGAAATCGGCAGCCGCGAGGAATTCTTAAATCAGTTCCCCGACATCGCTGACGAACTGCGTGAACTGATGGACGTGGCCGATTCCTTCGGGCGATTCGGCGGGCAGACTTCGCAACCAAAGGTCGTCAACCCGATCGCCGAAACCGTCAACCTGTCGGTCGCCGACCAGAACGATTCGATCGCGGACCCGGCCGCCACGTTGCCGATGGCGAATCGCGGACACGGTGATCCCGGTCCGACGTTACCGTTTGACTTGGGTGATTACCTGCTGAAAAAGGTGATCGGCCGCGGCGGTATGGGGGTTGTCTATTTGGCGCAGCAAAAGGATTTGCAGCGTGATGTCGCGGTGAAGATGATTCGAAGTGGCATTTTGGCCGACGAATCGGAGGTTCGACGGTTCTATACCGAAGCCCAGGCCGCCGCGCGGTTGCGGCACCCGGGGATTGTCGCGGTGTACCAATTCGGGCGCCGTGCCGGTCACCATTTCTTTTCAATGGAGTTCATCGAAGGAACGAATTTGCAAAGCCAGGTGGCCAAGGGGCCGATGGATTTCCAGCTGGCCGCACGCTATGTCCGCGATGTGGCACGCGCCATCGCGCATGCCCACGACAACGGCGTGCTGCATCGTGACCTGAAACCGGCAAATGTGCTGATCGATCCCGACGACCGCGTTCATGTGACCGACTTTGGTTTGGCCAAAACTGCCGACGCCGATGGTGGGATGACGGGCAGCGGTACCGCCGTCGGAACGCCCCATTACATGGCGCCCGAACAAGCCGGCGGTCACAGCGATCGTGCAAACCCCCAAAGCGATGTCTATTCGCTGGGGGCCATCCTGTTCGCATGCATCACCGGGCGTCCGCCCATCGTCGGCGACACCGTGATGCAGACATTGATTCGTGTGGTGCACGACCCCGCGCCGGCCCTTCGTTCGATTCGGGGGGACGCCCCGGCGGATTTGGAAACCATCGTCGCGAAGTGTCTGGAAAAACAACCGGGCAAGCGTTACTCGGGGGCCCAAGCGTTGGCCAGTGATCTGCAGGCCTATTTGGACGGCCAGCCCATCGCCGCCCGACCCCGGTGGTTGTTGACCAAGGCATGGCACTGGATCGAAGGTGTTCCGGTGGTTGCCGCGATCATGGGACGTCGACGTTTTCATACCACCGACCAACATCGCCGACTGCAAACGGCGATGTTGACCCTGATGATGTTCATGCCGGTGTTCGTCGTTGGGCTTGCCTGGTGGCGACACCATTTACGGCATTCGATGCCGGACCAGGTGGTGTTGGCCGGTGGCATGACCGACGGCGTCTATACGGATGTGTCCAATCGAATTGCACGGAGACTGGCTTCGTCCGTGGGGATCCAAACCCAGGTCGTCCCCACGGGCGGAAGTCTGGAAAACCAACAGCGACTGGTACGCGGCGAAGTCAGCATGGCACCCTTGCAGGCGTCTGCGGTTTCCGGGGACCCACTGTGTGTCATTGCACCGTTGTTTTACGAAGTGGTCCACGTGATGGTGCGTCGCGATAGCGGCATCCAAACACTTGACGACTTTGCCGGTCATCGTGTCGCGGTCGGTCCCAAAGCCAGTGGGTCACGTGTTGCCGCGGAGATGGTTTTCGATTCGCTGGGCTATGGATTGGATGACCCGCAACGTGATTTCACGCCTTGGTACGAATTGCGTACCGACTTGAATGTCGACATCGCCGTTGTTTGCATGGGGCGTGGCAACCGAGTGGTGCGGCGCTGGTTGCAATCGGGGCAATGGCGGTTGATGGAGGTTCCACGTGCGGATGATATTTCGCTGGAACACCCAACCTTGCGACCGATGCGGATCACTGCGGCAGACTATCAGGGATGTGATTTGCCCGATTCCGGCGTTCGGACGGTTGGTACGATGGCTTTCCTGGCCACACAAATCGATGCACCGGATCCACTGATCCTGCAAACGTTAGAAGTACTGTACGAGCCACCGTTGTTGGTCCCCGGGATGATCCACTTGAGCCAGACGACGGAATGGCAGGGGTTATCGTTTCATCCCGCTGCCCGCCGCTTCTTCGAAAGCAAAGCCGTTGCGGCTGATTGA
- a CDS encoding DUF1592 domain-containing protein codes for MHWFQRLVAASPCLRRPLGCVIALACIVGVRSPQDCPADDLAAFVATYCADCHGPDTQEAQRRFDQINYRQPSTDDVILMTEIVDQLTLGDMPPQDADQPAEKVRLATTESLRQSIARVQQASQSTNRQTVLRRLNRDEYRRTIADLFDMEMAMFDPTLSFPADTVGGSFDNVGDELVTSAYLLEHYLDAADQVVEKVFRQSRDVPEQTWNFRGHFLQQPELNPAHKEAFDYRYLCLYDSPLADRPEGAYGPLLDFEQGVPVDGTYEIRVLAEAKNRDTPYPADQLGIELDEPFRLAIVPGDVALKEQHTMQPMQPVLAQSKVPDDQPTWLTFRVPLDQGFAPRFTFPNGMAEVRPLYVRLVRKYPELLPKNKRKSSGIFVDRKTIIRDGFLPHIRIHQVQIRGPINAGTPTRSQQAVLGEQPFAPERTREILSAFASKAYRRPASPAEVDRLMSVVAVRKKQGRSDFEAFQDAIRAILCSPAFLYMDPDVDDSADHLSDYAIATRLSYFLWGTMPDASLRRYAAQGQLSDRAVRAEQVDRLLNDSRSDVLIRRFLDGWLRLSDLGSQPPDRNSFKAYYKDSLEDDMRRESELFLRHLIDNDLPVTEFLTADYSFINRDLARLYGIADAIPGDQADQFRQVHFDDPLRGGLLGQAAVLTATANGIETSPVIRGVWMLETVLGQSAPPPPDDVPAIDPDVRGAKSIVDLLEKHRSDQACNQCHRKIDPLGFALESFDPIGRRRDRYSNKITIETGGKLPSGESFEDLGGLKTLLAQRRSFFARSFVESMMTFALGRRLEPQDRPTVDAICDSVADEDYPVRQLIHRLVESPAFVSR; via the coding sequence ATGCATTGGTTTCAAAGATTGGTGGCGGCATCACCCTGCCTTCGCCGACCGCTGGGGTGCGTGATCGCGTTGGCCTGCATCGTGGGCGTAAGGTCGCCGCAGGATTGTCCGGCCGACGACTTGGCGGCTTTTGTGGCGACATACTGTGCCGACTGTCACGGACCAGACACGCAAGAAGCCCAGCGTCGTTTCGACCAGATCAATTACCGGCAGCCGAGTACCGATGATGTGATCCTGATGACTGAGATTGTCGATCAGCTGACGCTGGGCGACATGCCTCCCCAAGACGCGGATCAACCTGCTGAAAAGGTCCGACTGGCGACCACCGAATCCCTTCGCCAATCGATCGCCCGCGTCCAACAGGCGTCCCAAAGTACGAACCGCCAAACCGTCCTGCGGCGACTGAACCGGGACGAATATCGCCGCACGATTGCCGATCTGTTCGACATGGAAATGGCCATGTTTGATCCGACGCTTTCGTTTCCCGCCGATACGGTTGGCGGATCGTTCGACAATGTCGGTGACGAATTGGTCACTTCCGCCTATCTGTTGGAACACTACTTGGACGCCGCCGACCAAGTGGTGGAAAAGGTGTTTCGGCAATCACGTGATGTCCCGGAACAAACCTGGAATTTCCGCGGTCACTTTTTACAACAGCCTGAACTTAACCCGGCCCACAAGGAAGCTTTTGACTATCGCTATCTGTGTCTTTACGACAGTCCGCTGGCCGATCGACCCGAAGGTGCCTACGGACCGTTGTTGGATTTTGAACAAGGCGTTCCGGTCGACGGAACCTACGAAATCCGCGTACTGGCCGAAGCGAAAAACCGTGACACACCGTATCCGGCCGACCAGCTTGGCATTGAACTAGACGAACCGTTCCGTCTGGCAATCGTGCCTGGCGATGTGGCTTTGAAAGAACAGCACACGATGCAACCGATGCAGCCTGTGTTGGCGCAATCCAAAGTTCCCGATGACCAGCCGACTTGGCTGACATTTCGCGTGCCGCTGGATCAAGGATTCGCACCACGTTTTACTTTCCCCAACGGAATGGCCGAAGTCCGACCTCTGTATGTTCGTTTGGTTCGCAAGTACCCGGAACTGTTGCCAAAAAACAAGCGAAAAAGCAGCGGCATCTTTGTCGATCGCAAGACGATCATTCGTGACGGCTTTTTGCCACACATCCGAATCCACCAGGTCCAGATCCGTGGCCCCATCAACGCGGGCACACCAACACGCAGCCAGCAAGCGGTGCTTGGCGAACAACCATTCGCACCGGAGCGGACGCGAGAGATACTGTCGGCATTTGCGTCCAAAGCCTACAGACGTCCGGCCAGCCCGGCGGAGGTCGATCGGCTGATGTCGGTCGTTGCCGTTCGCAAGAAACAGGGACGCAGCGATTTCGAAGCTTTCCAAGACGCGATTCGCGCCATTTTGTGTTCCCCCGCGTTTCTGTACATGGATCCCGACGTGGACGATTCGGCGGACCACTTGTCCGACTATGCGATCGCGACGCGTCTATCGTATTTCCTGTGGGGGACCATGCCCGACGCTTCGTTACGTCGATACGCGGCGCAGGGGCAACTGTCGGACCGGGCCGTTCGTGCCGAACAAGTGGATCGTTTGCTGAATGATTCCCGCAGCGATGTCTTGATTCGTCGTTTCCTGGACGGATGGTTGCGGCTGAGCGACCTGGGCAGCCAACCACCGGATCGCAATTCGTTCAAGGCGTACTACAAGGACAGCCTGGAAGACGACATGCGTCGTGAATCCGAGTTATTCCTTCGGCACTTGATTGACAACGACCTGCCGGTGACAGAATTCCTGACCGCCGACTATTCGTTCATCAATCGCGATCTTGCCCGCTTGTATGGCATCGCCGATGCGATCCCCGGGGATCAGGCTGACCAATTCCGCCAGGTTCATTTTGACGATCCGTTGCGTGGCGGACTGTTGGGACAAGCCGCCGTGTTGACGGCCACTGCCAACGGAATCGAAACGTCCCCAGTGATTCGTGGCGTCTGGATGCTGGAAACCGTTTTGGGCCAATCCGCACCGCCACCGCCGGACGATGTACCGGCGATCGACCCTGATGTTCGCGGTGCGAAATCAATCGTCGATTTGTTGGAAAAACACCGCAGCGACCAAGCCTGCAATCAATGCCACCGAAAGATCGATCCCTTGGGTTTCGCTTTGGAAAGCTTTGATCCGATTGGACGTCGTCGCGATCGATACAGCAATAAGATTACCATTGAAACAGGTGGAAAACTGCCCAGCGGTGAATCGTTCGAAGACCTAGGGGGGCTGAAAACGCTGTTGGCCCAGCGGCGATCCTTCTTTGCACGATCGTTTGTCGAAAGCATGATGACTTTTGCACTGGGTCGGCGTTTGGAACCTCAGGATCGGCCGACGGTGGACGCCATCTGCGATTCGGTCGCGGACGAAGATTATCCGGTCCGTCAATTGATCCACCGCTTGGTCGAATCACCGGCATTTGTCAGTCGCTAG
- a CDS encoding DUF1552 domain-containing protein produces the protein MRNAPRGRRGFLKAAGLTIALPTMESLPRKAQAATTEPTPMRMVCIGNMLGFYPGAFWPSRAGDQYELSTTLKPLESQRENLTVISGLDHGVKGGHFAIHAFLSGVRHVDAASQPDGNITVDQRAAETIAGKTRFPSLTIGSETGIHGGCQMSWTRSGTRVPPIPGPHELFQRLFVGDAQADRQKAIDRFRLHESILDAVNDDAKSLAKRLNQQDRDKLDEYFTSVREVEHRLELGEQWSTIPKPKTELPAPDNTNMVDDLPVLYDLMALALQTDSTRVATLEIGGDFASSRFGYRKGYHALSHHGQVQESIDALIDIETYQVQHFSNFLEKLSKIDQQGQSLLDRTMVLFGSGMGNANSHTNTNLPVILAGGGFRHGRHLAFDSSAHHRPPLTNLFLTMLNRFGVPADRFATSTGTLRGIEVANG, from the coding sequence ATGCGAAATGCCCCCCGCGGTCGTCGTGGCTTTTTGAAAGCCGCGGGCCTGACCATCGCCCTGCCGACGATGGAATCGCTGCCTCGCAAAGCCCAGGCCGCCACCACCGAACCGACGCCGATGCGAATGGTATGTATCGGAAACATGCTGGGGTTTTATCCCGGCGCGTTTTGGCCCAGCCGAGCAGGCGATCAATACGAGCTGTCGACGACGCTGAAGCCGTTGGAAAGCCAGCGAGAAAATCTGACCGTGATCTCGGGTTTGGACCACGGCGTCAAAGGCGGTCACTTTGCCATCCACGCATTTCTTTCAGGCGTTCGCCACGTCGATGCCGCTTCGCAGCCCGACGGCAACATCACCGTCGATCAACGGGCGGCCGAAACGATCGCCGGCAAAACACGATTCCCGTCGTTGACCATCGGATCGGAAACGGGCATCCACGGCGGATGCCAGATGTCGTGGACACGCAGCGGCACTCGGGTGCCACCGATTCCGGGACCGCATGAGTTGTTTCAGCGACTGTTCGTCGGTGATGCCCAGGCGGATCGACAGAAAGCCATCGACCGTTTCCGCCTGCATGAATCCATTCTGGATGCGGTCAATGATGACGCAAAGTCGCTGGCGAAACGGCTGAACCAACAAGACCGTGACAAGCTGGACGAATACTTCACCAGTGTTCGCGAGGTCGAACATCGTTTGGAATTGGGCGAACAATGGTCGACCATCCCCAAGCCTAAAACGGAACTGCCGGCGCCGGACAACACCAACATGGTGGACGATCTGCCGGTCCTGTATGACTTGATGGCTTTGGCACTACAGACCGATTCGACGCGTGTCGCAACGCTGGAGATTGGCGGCGACTTTGCATCCAGCCGATTCGGATACCGCAAAGGTTATCACGCGCTTTCCCACCACGGTCAGGTCCAGGAAAGCATCGATGCGTTGATCGACATCGAGACCTATCAAGTCCAGCACTTTTCCAATTTCCTGGAAAAGCTTTCGAAGATCGATCAACAGGGTCAATCGCTATTGGATCGAACCATGGTTCTGTTCGGCAGCGGCATGGGCAACGCGAATTCGCATACCAACACCAATTTGCCAGTGATCTTGGCCGGTGGCGGATTCCGGCACGGTCGGCACTTGGCATTTGATTCATCCGCCCATCATCGACCGCCGCTGACAAACCTGTTCTTGACGATGCTGAATCGATTCGGTGTTCCCGCCGACCGCTTTGCAACCAGCACCGGTACGCTGCGTGGCATCGAAGTGGCCAACGGATAG
- a CDS encoding CPBP family intramembrane glutamic endopeptidase → MDDSEDEAPQTADDVFRTAVIFESALGLLALFLGWLLGPDPRALVPKIDLSVFQWDVWSPVVLGIGYGMAAAIPMLLGIAVLRRLPLESVRELERLSDDGMLRLLLQLGPLELILISLCAGVGEELLFRGWLMQWLSENPSGVSGPLEIGIGLIGSSIAFGLVHPITRLYVVVATVIGLYLGVLLLLSGNLLIPIAAHATYDAVQLMMTAWQKSSDSVDLDESVD, encoded by the coding sequence ATGGACGATTCAGAAGACGAAGCACCACAAACGGCGGACGATGTATTCCGTACCGCGGTGATTTTTGAATCGGCGCTGGGCCTGCTTGCACTCTTTTTGGGGTGGTTGCTGGGGCCGGACCCGCGTGCCCTGGTTCCAAAGATCGACCTCAGCGTTTTTCAGTGGGATGTCTGGTCGCCGGTGGTCTTGGGGATCGGTTATGGGATGGCCGCCGCGATTCCAATGTTGTTGGGAATTGCCGTCTTGCGTCGCTTGCCGTTGGAATCGGTTCGCGAATTGGAACGCCTAAGCGACGACGGGATGCTGCGTCTGTTGTTGCAGTTGGGGCCGCTGGAATTGATTCTGATCAGCTTGTGCGCCGGCGTCGGGGAAGAACTCCTGTTCCGCGGCTGGCTGATGCAGTGGTTATCGGAAAATCCCAGCGGTGTTTCGGGGCCACTTGAAATCGGCATCGGTCTGATCGGATCATCGATCGCGTTCGGGTTGGTTCATCCGATCACTCGGCTGTACGTCGTGGTGGCAACGGTGATCGGTCTGTACTTGGGCGTGTTGCTGCTGCTTAGCGGAAATCTTTTGATTCCCATCGCGGCGCATGCGACCTATGACGCCGTCCAGCTGATGATGACGGCTTGGCAAAAGAGTTCGGATTCGGTCGACCTTGACGAATCGGTCGACTGA
- a CDS encoding ATP-binding protein: MIQPAAEIFDRYGETPDPGSERRGTPGRADRCAGVAGHGRSLRSKLVLSLAVMFIAFIAVDEMVRRNYLKPALLSLERAGGYRDVRRVIAAIESESNHLSSIADYLNTTHPAVAMHDRARPFGDSENDGIDFAGYVQTDGTWVPLHQDADTSTESIQGFAKLAVRHLPKMQSENSSSQFHAIQSADGQLALVALRAARHRPEDFLIVGRALDATSIRRLGRRTQVDFQLRQCVSGKPLQSTDPLSSPTTLAESGSVQTVIARFPVLADSGPEDLELMVFIPPDLARRALQAVYSGRNQFVFGSVAALLVLLLMLQRIVITPLQAIRFHAERVADEGLRAEPPEIKSRDEIGNLALSFHRMMRRLRQAQTRLSATSRAAGMSQVAGTVVHNIGNVLTNVNSLLEAASHKATQLRLAPLKGLATKLQESKDNDDLIREMPSYLRSLSETLESDRQELTEILQTLRCNLGHIEDVVRQQSRHAGTTTDHQTFCVGELIDEAVSCCQGRFDAADISVDVVGYPDVVVRSDRSILLQVLINVLTNSHAAFMDVKDRSRRIEIGVDEHGDEVCLWVRDNGCGIDSDVIDKLFDAHFTTREDGTGLGLHFCSLSMSGLNGRIEARSDGLGHGTTIVMSVPSGLISGLDTEAATKGEMLMEVGA, encoded by the coding sequence ATGATTCAGCCAGCGGCCGAGATATTTGATCGCTACGGCGAAACGCCCGACCCAGGCTCCGAACGAAGGGGCACACCTGGACGTGCGGATCGGTGCGCAGGTGTGGCGGGACACGGGCGTTCGCTGCGCAGCAAGCTTGTCCTGTCCTTGGCGGTCATGTTCATCGCGTTTATCGCGGTCGACGAAATGGTGCGCCGGAACTATCTGAAACCGGCCCTGTTGTCGTTGGAACGGGCCGGAGGGTATCGCGACGTGCGTCGCGTGATCGCGGCGATCGAATCGGAATCCAACCATCTTTCCAGTATCGCCGACTATCTGAACACGACGCATCCAGCCGTTGCAATGCACGACAGGGCGCGTCCATTTGGCGATTCGGAAAACGACGGAATCGACTTTGCCGGGTATGTTCAGACCGATGGCACTTGGGTGCCGCTGCACCAGGACGCCGATACGTCAACCGAAAGCATTCAAGGTTTCGCGAAGCTGGCGGTTCGGCATCTACCCAAGATGCAATCGGAAAATTCGTCGTCTCAATTCCACGCGATTCAATCCGCTGACGGGCAACTGGCTCTGGTCGCCTTGCGGGCGGCCAGGCACCGTCCTGAAGATTTTTTGATTGTCGGTCGGGCGTTGGACGCAACCAGCATTCGTCGGCTGGGTCGACGGACCCAGGTCGATTTCCAATTGCGACAGTGCGTGAGCGGGAAACCGCTGCAAAGCACAGATCCATTGTCGTCCCCAACGACGCTTGCCGAAAGCGGTTCGGTTCAGACCGTCATCGCGCGTTTTCCTGTTCTGGCAGATTCCGGTCCGGAGGATTTGGAACTGATGGTCTTCATCCCGCCGGACCTGGCACGCCGGGCGTTGCAAGCGGTCTACAGCGGACGAAATCAATTCGTTTTCGGCTCGGTGGCCGCTTTGTTGGTGTTGCTGTTGATGCTGCAACGGATCGTCATTACGCCACTGCAGGCGATCCGGTTCCACGCCGAACGCGTGGCCGATGAAGGTCTGAGGGCGGAACCGCCTGAAATCAAATCACGCGACGAAATCGGAAACCTGGCGCTGTCGTTTCACCGCATGATGCGTCGATTGCGACAGGCGCAAACACGATTGTCGGCCACTTCGCGAGCCGCCGGGATGAGCCAAGTTGCCGGCACGGTCGTTCACAACATTGGCAACGTACTGACGAATGTGAACAGTTTGCTGGAAGCGGCATCGCACAAAGCGACGCAATTGCGTTTGGCACCGCTGAAGGGTCTGGCAACCAAACTTCAAGAATCCAAAGACAACGACGACTTGATTCGCGAGATGCCGAGCTACTTACGGTCGCTATCGGAAACGTTGGAATCGGATCGCCAAGAACTGACCGAAATTCTGCAAACGCTTCGCTGCAACCTGGGACACATCGAAGACGTCGTGCGTCAGCAAAGTCGACATGCCGGTACGACGACCGATCACCAAACGTTTTGCGTCGGGGAATTGATCGATGAAGCGGTGTCTTGTTGTCAGGGTCGCTTTGATGCCGCCGACATCTCCGTCGACGTCGTCGGATATCCCGATGTCGTGGTTCGCTCGGATCGGTCCATTCTGCTACAGGTTCTGATCAATGTTCTGACCAATTCGCATGCCGCATTCATGGACGTGAAAGATCGCAGCCGACGCATCGAAATCGGGGTCGACGAACACGGAGATGAAGTGTGTTTGTGGGTTCGCGACAACGGTTGCGGCATTGACTCCGACGTCATCGACAAGTTGTTCGATGCCCACTTTACGACTCGGGAAGACGGTACCGGACTCGGGCTGCATTTCTGTTCGTTGTCGATGTCTGGCCTGAACGGCAGAATCGAAGCACGCAGCGACGGACTGGGGCACGGCACCACGATCGTGATGTCGGTTCCGTCTGGACTGATCAGCGGATTGGATACCGAGGCCGCCACCAAAGGCGAGATGTTGATGGAGGTGGGCGCATGA
- a CDS encoding putative bifunctional diguanylate cyclase/phosphodiesterase, with product MNPATIDYAKTGVRRLLVVDDQPHIHDTFDRIFQQQSSADGDLADFEARFLNSAAAPSAHDVESPNEMPAYELNHASGCDQAVALMQAAVSDGQRFSVAFVDMKMPQGPDGIETTRRLWELDERLQIVICTAHSDRPWKDVLQQLGYNDRLLLLKKPFESDEVRQLALSLSEKYRLSAIRTHQINELQTEVSLRRSVEDELREMAQRDNLTRLPNRCFLLQQLEKIIQKHRRNVQRLDAVLFLDLDNFKIINDSLGHDAGDLLLNEVASRLKECVRDYDLLTRFEDQQRFCDQGEETMRLGGDEFVVVLECLGGTDDAMRVAQRIVKRVAEPFKLGDRWVNVGTSVGVAFVDAQIRDAHEALRNADTAMYRAKTSGRGRVAVFDKSMHAAVCARLEMEEQLRRAVDHGDFRLLYQPIVDLANGRIKGVETLLRWQNERGVNVSPDEFVPVMEEVGLISAVGEWVIRESTTQFGGMLQRLPDSIRDTIYLGVNLSSRQLNDQSFLRRLLQILDETGFDRRRFKLEMRETADQRSGARALAGMQSLNQSGIGIHIDDFGKGQSSLLCFQAYPVETVKIDRSFTAQIVSDNSHAVITRAVIQLAHQLGARIVAEGVESEQQMSLLRRWGCNMAQGYFFAPPLSLEDLERLIVQPTRSTGVKSLIGDVGGIFYHDGQPIVSGIS from the coding sequence ATGAATCCGGCTACCATCGACTATGCCAAGACGGGAGTCCGGCGTCTGTTGGTCGTCGACGACCAACCGCACATCCACGACACGTTCGATCGGATTTTTCAACAACAGTCGTCCGCCGATGGGGATTTGGCGGACTTTGAGGCTCGTTTTTTGAATTCGGCTGCCGCGCCGTCGGCCCACGATGTCGAATCACCCAACGAAATGCCCGCCTATGAACTCAATCATGCCTCCGGGTGCGATCAGGCGGTCGCGTTGATGCAAGCGGCAGTTTCCGATGGACAGCGGTTTTCCGTTGCCTTTGTCGACATGAAAATGCCCCAAGGACCCGACGGCATCGAAACCACTCGCCGTTTGTGGGAATTGGACGAACGTTTGCAAATCGTCATCTGTACCGCACACAGCGACCGACCTTGGAAAGACGTCTTACAGCAACTGGGATACAACGATCGTCTGTTGTTGTTGAAGAAGCCGTTTGAATCGGACGAAGTACGACAGTTGGCTTTGTCGCTGAGCGAAAAGTACCGTCTTTCAGCGATCCGAACGCATCAGATTAACGAACTGCAAACCGAGGTCAGTTTGCGTCGCAGCGTTGAAGACGAACTGCGTGAAATGGCCCAGCGGGACAATCTGACCCGATTGCCCAATCGATGCTTCTTGCTGCAGCAACTGGAGAAAATCATTCAAAAGCATCGTCGCAATGTTCAGCGATTGGATGCCGTGCTGTTTTTGGATTTGGACAATTTCAAAATCATCAATGACAGTTTGGGGCATGACGCCGGTGACCTGTTATTGAATGAGGTCGCCTCGCGTTTGAAGGAATGCGTTCGTGACTATGACCTGCTGACGCGTTTTGAAGACCAGCAGCGTTTCTGTGACCAGGGCGAAGAAACGATGCGGCTGGGCGGCGATGAATTCGTCGTCGTGCTGGAATGTCTTGGCGGGACCGATGACGCGATGCGGGTGGCCCAACGGATCGTCAAACGCGTCGCCGAACCATTCAAGCTGGGTGACCGATGGGTCAACGTCGGTACCAGCGTTGGCGTCGCTTTTGTGGATGCGCAAATCCGTGACGCTCATGAAGCCCTACGGAATGCCGACACCGCGATGTACCGCGCAAAAACGAGCGGACGTGGACGTGTGGCCGTGTTTGACAAGTCAATGCACGCTGCCGTTTGTGCTCGTTTGGAGATGGAAGAACAGCTGCGCCGCGCGGTCGATCACGGCGATTTTCGATTGCTTTACCAACCGATTGTTGACCTAGCCAACGGCCGTATCAAAGGCGTGGAAACGCTGCTGCGTTGGCAGAACGAACGCGGTGTGAACGTCAGTCCCGATGAGTTCGTTCCGGTCATGGAGGAAGTCGGCTTGATTTCTGCGGTCGGCGAATGGGTGATCCGTGAATCCACGACGCAGTTCGGCGGGATGTTGCAACGGTTGCCGGATTCGATTCGCGACACCATTTATCTGGGCGTGAACTTGTCCAGCCGGCAGCTGAACGATCAGAGCTTTTTGCGGCGTTTGCTTCAAATCTTGGATGAAACCGGATTCGATCGTCGTCGGTTCAAGTTGGAGATGCGCGAGACCGCGGATCAGCGAAGCGGTGCTCGCGCGTTGGCCGGAATGCAATCGTTGAATCAGTCGGGAATTGGGATTCACATCGATGATTTCGGCAAAGGCCAGTCATCACTGCTGTGCTTTCAAGCCTATCCCGTGGAAACGGTCAAAATCGATCGATCCTTCACGGCCCAAATTGTTAGCGACAACAGCCATGCGGTGATCACTCGAGCGGTGATTCAACTAGCGCACCAATTGGGTGCTCGCATCGTGGCCGAAGGTGTCGAATCCGAACAGCAGATGTCATTACTTCGTCGATGGGGTTGCAACATGGCCCAGGGATACTTCTTTGCACCCCCGCTGAGCCTGGAAGACTTGGAACGGCTGATCGTCCAGCCGACACGCAGCACAGGCGTCAAGTCATTGATCGGCGACGTCGGCGGGATCTTCTATCACGACGGCCAACCGATCGTCAGCGGTATTTCCTAA